A genomic segment from Streptomyces sp. NBC_00237 encodes:
- a CDS encoding Na+/H+ antiporter — protein MDATPLLALIAGSAVVAGFARRTPIPAPLLLVAVGIAASFVPGVPEYALDPHIVLPLLLPPLLHTAALESSYLDLRANLRPVAFLSVGYVLFATVIVGWVVHLVVPGLPLTSALVLGAVIAPPDAVAATAIARRLGLPPRITAILQGESLVNDATAITAYKVALAAAVGEGASWSAGVLEFVVAAVGGVGVGLLLMVPMHWLRTRLKEPILQNTLSLLIPFVAYATAEYVHASGVLAVVVVALFIGHRSWKVDFGTRLQEAAVWKMVSFVLESAVFALIGLQLPVVLAGLGPYKGWEAVGYAVVVFLVVVAVRFAWVFPATYLPRLLSERIRRREPDTTVAAPVIVGWAGMRGVVSLAIAFSIPMTAEGEPFPGRNLILFLTFTTVIGTLGVQGLTLAPLIRALKVPGRDVYAQTLAEAQAQSEASTAAEARLDELLADTANALPGPLEDRLRTVLERRRNAVWERLGAVNEETGESADETYRRVAREVIDAERAVFVELRDTRRIDDEMLRTLLRRLDLEEAAGWREE, from the coding sequence ATGGACGCAACTCCGCTGCTCGCGCTGATCGCGGGGAGTGCCGTGGTCGCCGGGTTCGCCCGGCGCACGCCGATTCCGGCGCCGCTGCTGCTGGTCGCGGTGGGGATCGCCGCGTCGTTCGTGCCGGGGGTGCCGGAGTACGCGCTCGACCCGCACATCGTGCTGCCGTTGCTGCTGCCGCCGTTGCTGCACACCGCCGCGCTGGAGAGCTCGTACCTGGACCTGCGGGCGAATCTGCGGCCCGTCGCGTTCCTGTCGGTGGGGTATGTGCTGTTCGCGACCGTGATCGTCGGGTGGGTGGTCCATCTGGTCGTGCCGGGGCTGCCGCTGACCTCCGCCCTGGTGCTCGGGGCGGTGATCGCACCGCCGGACGCGGTGGCGGCCACCGCCATCGCCCGCAGGCTGGGGCTGCCGCCGAGGATCACCGCGATCCTCCAGGGGGAATCCCTGGTCAACGACGCCACGGCCATCACGGCGTACAAGGTGGCTCTGGCGGCGGCGGTCGGGGAGGGGGCGAGCTGGAGCGCGGGGGTGCTGGAGTTCGTGGTGGCCGCGGTGGGCGGGGTCGGGGTGGGCCTGTTGCTGATGGTGCCGATGCACTGGCTGCGGACCCGGCTGAAGGAACCGATCCTCCAGAACACGCTGTCGTTGCTGATTCCCTTCGTCGCGTATGCGACGGCCGAGTACGTGCACGCGTCCGGGGTGCTGGCGGTGGTCGTCGTCGCGCTGTTCATCGGGCACCGGTCGTGGAAGGTCGACTTCGGTACGCGGCTCCAGGAGGCGGCGGTCTGGAAGATGGTCTCCTTCGTCCTCGAATCGGCGGTGTTCGCGCTGATCGGGTTGCAGCTGCCGGTGGTGCTGGCGGGGCTCGGGCCGTACAAGGGGTGGGAAGCGGTCGGGTACGCGGTCGTGGTGTTCCTGGTGGTGGTGGCGGTGCGGTTCGCGTGGGTGTTCCCGGCGACGTATCTGCCCCGGTTGCTGTCGGAGCGGATTCGCAGGCGGGAGCCGGACACGACGGTCGCGGCTCCGGTGATCGTGGGGTGGGCGGGGATGCGGGGCGTGGTCTCGCTGGCCATCGCCTTCTCGATTCCGATGACGGCGGAGGGGGAGCCGTTTCCGGGGCGGAACCTGATTCTGTTCCTGACGTTCACGACGGTGATCGGAACGCTGGGGGTGCAGGGGCTGACGCTGGCGCCGCTGATCCGCGCGCTGAAGGTGCCGGGCCGGGACGTGTACGCGCAGACGCTGGCGGAGGCGCAGGCGCAGAGCGAGGCGTCGACGGCGGCCGAGGCCCGGCTGGACGAGCTCCTGGCGGATACGGCCAACGCGCTGCCGGGACCGCTGGAGGACCGGTTGCGGACGGTGCTGGAGCGGCGACGCAACGCGGTGTGGGAGCGGCTGGGGGCGGTCAACGAGGAGACCGGCGAGTCGGCGGACGAGACGTACCGGCGGGTGGCGCGGGAGGTCATCGACGCGGAGCGGGCGGTGTTCGTGGAGCTGCGGGACACGCGGCGGATCGACGACGAGATGCTGCGGACGCTGCTGCGGAGGCTGGACCTGGAGGAGGCGGCGGGCTGGCGCGAGGAGTAG
- a CDS encoding UBP-type zinc finger domain-containing protein produces MNDCPHVEELHHPAPEPLSDTCLECLATGTHPVQLRLCLSCGHVGCCDSSPGRHATTHFGDTGHPVMRSFEPGESWRWCFVDGSIV; encoded by the coding sequence ATGAACGACTGTCCGCACGTCGAAGAGCTGCACCACCCCGCACCCGAGCCGCTCAGCGACACCTGTCTCGAATGCCTGGCCACCGGCACCCACCCCGTGCAGCTGCGCCTCTGCCTCAGCTGCGGGCACGTCGGCTGCTGCGACTCCTCCCCCGGCCGCCACGCCACCACGCACTTCGGCGACACCGGCCACCCGGTGATGCGCAGCTTCGAGCCCGGCGAGAGCTGGCGCTGGTGCTTCGTCGACGGTTCGATCGTCTGA
- a CDS encoding anti-sigma regulatory factor, producing the protein MSPIAGEPGNQDFVEVRLPAAGAYLSVLRTATAGLAARLDFTLDEIEDLRIAVDEACAILLQQAVPGSVLSCVFRLVDDSLEVTVTAPTTDGRAPERDTFAWTVLSALAGKVDATVADDKTVSISLYKQRGAGPGPV; encoded by the coding sequence GTGTCCCCTATCGCAGGCGAGCCCGGGAACCAGGACTTCGTGGAGGTCCGGCTGCCCGCTGCGGGTGCCTACCTGTCGGTGCTGCGTACGGCCACGGCCGGACTCGCAGCGCGTTTGGACTTCACCCTCGACGAGATCGAGGACTTGCGCATCGCGGTCGACGAGGCGTGCGCGATCCTGCTTCAGCAGGCCGTGCCCGGCTCCGTCCTCAGCTGCGTGTTCCGGCTGGTGGACGACTCACTGGAAGTGACGGTGACGGCGCCCACCACCGACGGCCGCGCTCCCGAGCGCGACACGTTCGCGTGGACGGTGCTGTCCGCACTCGCCGGCAAGGTCGACGCGACCGTCGCCGACGACAAAACGGTCAGCATCAGCCTGTACAAACAGCGCGGCGCGGGCCCCGGTCCGGTATGA
- a CDS encoding RNA polymerase sigma factor SigF → MSGDGPVRDDERSRRALNGIPEQQARPHPAEEAQAAEWAADQMSDEKRGDEHRDEKHSDEKHAGERQSGEKHDGAPDGAPEASEPHRERADHDVPHNPRDRSGARLLFIELRELADGSPEKAELRNRLVRMHLPLVEHLARRFRNRGEPLDDLTQVATIGLIKSVDRFDPERGVEFSTYATPTVVGEIKRHFRDKGWAVRVPRRLQELRLSLTSATAELSQQHGRSPTVHELAERLAISEEEVLEGLESANAYSTLSLDVPDTDDESPAVADTLGSEDVALEGVEYRESLKPLLEDLPPREKKILLLRFFGNMTQSQIAQEVGISQMHVSRLLARTLAQLREKLLVEE, encoded by the coding sequence ATGAGCGGGGACGGGCCGGTGCGGGACGACGAGCGCAGCAGGCGGGCGCTGAACGGGATTCCTGAGCAGCAGGCCCGCCCGCACCCGGCGGAAGAAGCTCAGGCGGCAGAGTGGGCGGCGGACCAGATGAGCGACGAGAAGCGCGGCGACGAACACCGCGACGAAAAGCACTCCGACGAGAAGCACGCCGGCGAACGGCAATCGGGCGAGAAGCACGACGGGGCCCCGGACGGGGCCCCGGAGGCGTCCGAGCCGCACCGGGAGCGCGCGGACCACGACGTTCCGCACAACCCCCGGGACCGCTCCGGCGCGCGCCTGCTCTTCATCGAGCTGCGCGAGCTGGCGGACGGTTCGCCGGAGAAGGCCGAGCTGCGCAACCGCCTGGTGCGGATGCACCTGCCGCTGGTCGAGCACCTGGCGCGGCGCTTCCGCAACCGGGGGGAGCCGCTGGACGACCTCACCCAGGTCGCCACGATCGGGCTGATCAAGTCGGTCGACCGGTTCGACCCGGAGCGCGGCGTGGAGTTCTCCACGTACGCGACTCCCACGGTCGTCGGCGAGATCAAGCGGCACTTCCGCGACAAGGGCTGGGCGGTACGGGTGCCGCGCCGCCTCCAGGAGCTGCGGCTCTCGCTGACCTCGGCGACGGCGGAGCTCTCCCAGCAGCACGGCCGCTCGCCGACCGTGCACGAGCTGGCGGAGCGCCTGGCGATCTCCGAGGAGGAGGTGCTGGAGGGCCTGGAGTCGGCCAACGCGTACTCCACGCTGTCCCTGGACGTCCCCGACACGGACGACGAGTCCCCGGCGGTCGCCGACACCCTGGGCTCGGAGGACGTGGCGCTGGAGGGCGTCGAGTACCGGGAGTCCCTCAAGCCGCTCCTGGAGGACCTCCCGCCGCGCGAGAAGAAGATCCTGCTGCTGCGCTTCTTCGGGAACATGACCCAGTCGCAGATCGCCCAGGAGGTCGGCATCTCCCAGATGCACGTCTCCCGGCTGCTGGCCCGCACCCTGGCCCAGCTCCGCGAGAAGCTGCTGGTGGAGGAGTAA
- a CDS encoding diacylglycerol kinase family protein → MRALLVVNPAATTTSARTRDVLIHALASEMKLETVTTEYRGHARDLGRRAADNADTVDLVVALGGDGTVNEVVNGLLHDGPDPERLPGFAVVPGGSTNVFARALGLPNDAVEATGALLDALRTGSERTVSLGLTKGVPGTEDEAVPERWFTFCAGLGFDAGVIGRVEQQRERGKRSTHALYLRQVVRQFLEEPHRRHGVISLERPGEDPVTDLVLSIVCNTSPWTYLGNRPLYASPEASFDTALDVLGLSRLSTPAVTRYATQLLTSTPERGPHGKHAVSLHDLTDFTLHSKVPLPLQMDGDHLGLRTSVAFTGVRRALRVIV, encoded by the coding sequence ATGCGCGCACTTCTCGTGGTCAATCCGGCAGCAACCACCACCAGTGCCCGCACCCGGGACGTCCTGATCCACGCCCTCGCCAGCGAGATGAAGCTGGAGACGGTCACCACGGAGTACCGGGGACACGCCCGGGACCTGGGCCGACGGGCCGCCGACAACGCGGACACGGTCGATCTGGTGGTCGCGCTGGGCGGCGACGGCACCGTCAACGAGGTCGTCAACGGACTGCTGCACGACGGACCCGACCCCGAACGCCTTCCCGGATTCGCCGTCGTGCCCGGCGGCTCCACGAATGTGTTCGCCCGCGCGCTCGGCCTTCCGAATGACGCCGTAGAGGCGACCGGCGCGCTTTTGGACGCGTTGCGTACCGGAAGCGAACGCACAGTGAGCCTCGGGCTCACAAAGGGCGTACCGGGAACGGAGGACGAGGCCGTTCCGGAGCGCTGGTTCACTTTCTGTGCCGGTCTCGGATTCGACGCCGGAGTCATCGGCCGGGTCGAACAGCAGCGCGAGCGCGGAAAGCGGTCGACGCACGCCCTCTATCTCCGTCAGGTGGTCCGCCAATTCCTGGAGGAACCGCATCGCAGGCACGGTGTGATTTCTCTGGAGAGGCCCGGTGAGGACCCGGTGACCGACCTCGTTCTGTCGATAGTCTGCAACACCTCCCCCTGGACCTACCTGGGGAATCGCCCCTTGTACGCCTCCCCGGAGGCGTCCTTCGACACCGCGCTGGACGTGCTGGGACTCAGCCGTCTCTCCACCCCTGCGGTCACCCGTTACGCGACGCAGCTCCTCACTTCCACGCCGGAGCGCGGCCCGCACGGCAAGCACGCCGTCTCCCTGCACGACCTGACGGACTTCACCTTGCATTCGAAGGTGCCACTGCCCCTTCAAATGGACGGTGACCACCTTGGGTTGCGTACGAGCGTCGCGTTCACAGGCGTTCGCCGTGCACTGCGTGTGATTGTGTGA
- a CDS encoding WhiB family transcriptional regulator: protein MDWRHNAVCREEDPELFFPIGNTGPALLQIEEAKAVCRRCPVMEQCLQWALESGQDSGVWGGLSEDERRAMKRRAARNRARNATA from the coding sequence ATGGACTGGCGTCACAACGCCGTTTGTCGTGAGGAAGACCCGGAGCTGTTCTTCCCCATCGGCAACACCGGTCCTGCGCTGCTGCAGATCGAGGAAGCCAAGGCCGTCTGCCGCCGCTGCCCCGTCATGGAGCAGTGCCTGCAGTGGGCGCTCGAGTCCGGCCAGGACTCGGGTGTCTGGGGTGGCCTCAGCGAGGACGAGCGCCGCGCGATGAAGCGCCGTGCCGCTCGCAACCGGGCGCGCAACGCGACCGCCTGA
- a CDS encoding sensor histidine kinase, producing the protein MNDLVRQHTALSESDLEWLHLLVSEWQLLSDLSFADLVLWVPTLDGTRYVSVAQMRPNTGPTSYHDDMVGHLVPRGRRPLLDAALDEGRIVREGDPEWREEVPVRVESIPVRREGRVLGVIGRNTNLLTVRTPSRLELTYLQSASDLAQMIAAGSFPFPGQQVDMDASPRVGDGLIRLDADGIVQYASPNALSAYHRLGLASDLVGHHLGQATAELAPSRGPVDEALVKLASGYAPRETEVEGSGGVIQLRAIPLKPKGTRIGSLVLCRDVTELRRRERELITKDATIREIHHRVKNNLQTVAALLRLQSRRMDSDQGREALNEAVRRVGSIAIVHETLSQNLDERVEFDEIADRVLAMVAEISPGKVTCRRTGRFGILDAEVATPLSMVLTEILQNALEHAFAPGDEGTVEVSALRGGTSAEARLLITVIDDGCGLPEGFDPQKAGNLGLQIVRTLVEGELGGSFDMVRGSEHGTRVVLDIPVRPQK; encoded by the coding sequence ATGAACGATCTCGTACGCCAGCACACCGCCCTCAGCGAGTCCGACCTTGAGTGGCTCCACCTGCTGGTCTCGGAGTGGCAACTGCTCTCCGACCTGTCCTTCGCCGACCTCGTGCTGTGGGTCCCCACCCTCGACGGCACCCGTTACGTCTCCGTGGCGCAGATGCGGCCGAACACCGGCCCCACCTCGTACCACGACGACATGGTCGGCCACCTGGTCCCGCGCGGCCGTCGCCCGCTTCTCGACGCCGCCCTCGACGAGGGCCGGATCGTGCGCGAGGGCGACCCGGAGTGGCGCGAGGAGGTCCCGGTCCGCGTCGAGTCCATCCCCGTGCGCCGCGAGGGCCGCGTCCTCGGTGTCATCGGCCGCAATACGAACCTCCTCACGGTCCGTACCCCGAGCCGTCTGGAGCTGACGTACCTCCAGAGCGCCTCCGACCTGGCCCAGATGATCGCCGCCGGATCATTCCCGTTCCCCGGCCAGCAGGTCGACATGGACGCCTCCCCGCGCGTCGGTGACGGCCTGATCCGTCTCGACGCCGACGGCATCGTCCAGTACGCGAGCCCCAACGCGCTCTCCGCGTACCACCGCCTCGGCCTCGCTTCCGACCTGGTGGGCCATCACCTCGGCCAGGCCACCGCCGAACTCGCCCCGTCCCGGGGCCCGGTCGACGAGGCCCTGGTCAAGCTGGCCAGCGGGTACGCGCCCCGGGAGACCGAGGTCGAGGGCAGCGGGGGAGTGATCCAGCTGCGAGCCATCCCGCTCAAGCCCAAGGGCACCCGGATCGGCTCCCTCGTCCTGTGCCGGGACGTCACCGAACTCCGCCGCCGCGAGCGGGAGTTGATCACCAAGGACGCCACCATCCGGGAGATCCACCACCGGGTGAAGAACAACCTCCAGACGGTCGCGGCCCTCCTGAGACTCCAGTCCCGCAGGATGGACTCCGACCAGGGCCGCGAAGCCCTCAACGAGGCCGTGCGGCGCGTGGGTTCGATCGCGATCGTCCACGAGACGCTGTCCCAGAACCTGGACGAGCGCGTCGAGTTCGACGAGATCGCCGACCGGGTGCTCGCGATGGTCGCGGAGATCTCGCCGGGAAAGGTGACGTGCCGTCGGACCGGCCGCTTCGGCATCCTCGACGCCGAGGTCGCCACTCCGCTCTCCATGGTGCTGACGGAGATTCTGCAGAACGCCCTGGAGCACGCCTTCGCCCCCGGCGACGAGGGCACCGTCGAGGTCTCCGCCCTGCGCGGCGGTACCTCCGCGGAGGCGCGCCTGCTGATCACCGTGATCGACGACGGGTGCGGACTGCCCGAGGGCTTCGACCCGCAGAAGGCCGGGAACCTCGGCCTCCAGATCGTCCGGACCCTGGTGGAGGGCGAGTTGGGCGGGTCCTTCGACATGGTCCGAGGCTCCGAGCACGGCACCCGTGTGGTGCTGGACATTCCGGTACGCCCGCAGAAGTGA
- a CDS encoding TetR/AcrR family transcriptional regulator: MATRQRGRPRSFDREAALEKATLAFWEHGYETTSVADLTRVMGIGAPSLYAAFGDKKALFAEVVDRYADTHGAFGTRALEEEPTARAAIARLLHEAAAAYTDPAHPHGCLMISAATNCSTPEVEESLRARREASIAAFASRVRADAATGALPPGTDPEALARFSGAVLQGMSQQSRDGASREDLEAMAALAMRAWPQQATQRAT; this comes from the coding sequence ATGGCGACGAGACAGCGCGGCCGGCCCCGCTCCTTCGACCGCGAAGCAGCCCTCGAAAAGGCCACGCTCGCCTTCTGGGAACACGGTTACGAGACGACCTCGGTCGCCGACCTCACCCGCGTCATGGGCATCGGCGCCCCCAGCCTCTACGCCGCCTTCGGCGACAAGAAGGCCCTCTTCGCGGAGGTCGTGGACCGGTACGCCGACACGCACGGCGCCTTCGGCACCCGCGCCCTGGAGGAGGAGCCCACCGCCCGCGCCGCCATCGCCCGCCTGCTCCACGAAGCGGCGGCCGCGTACACGGACCCGGCCCACCCGCACGGCTGCCTGATGATCTCCGCCGCGACCAACTGCTCGACGCCCGAGGTCGAGGAGTCCCTGCGCGCCCGCCGCGAGGCCAGCATCGCCGCCTTCGCGTCCCGCGTCCGCGCGGACGCGGCGACCGGCGCCCTCCCGCCCGGCACGGACCCCGAGGCCCTGGCCCGCTTCTCCGGCGCCGTGCTCCAGGGCATGTCGCAGCAGTCCCGCGACGGGGCGAGCAGGGAGGACCTGGAGGCGATGGCGGCCCTGGCGATGCGCGCCTGGCCGCAGCAGGCGACGCAACGGGCCACGTGA
- a CDS encoding SIS domain-containing protein gives MSAPPPTPSPSSPSSVAERPGRIMAAEMAEQPAVLRRILAEAAPRIFETAQSIAAKSPRFVLLTARGTSDNAALYAKYLLEIQMGLPCGLTSMSTTTAYGARPSLRDVLVITVSQSGGSPDLVASTRAAREAGAITLAVTNNPDSPLAAVSEYHVDILAGPEKALPATKTYTASLLCLYLLVQGLQSRDGTRTAAGLPELAEGILARQEEVRHLASRYRFAERMVITSRGYGYPTAQEAALKLMETSYIPALSYSGADLLHGPLAMVDNISPVIAVVTSGRGGEALQPVLDRLRGRGADLFVVGPAAQVERASSGFAVPTEGVPEELQPVLDILPLQLLAYEVTIARGQDPDAPRALAKVTETR, from the coding sequence ATGTCCGCGCCTCCCCCGACCCCTTCCCCTTCTTCCCCCTCCTCCGTCGCCGAACGCCCGGGCCGGATCATGGCGGCCGAGATGGCGGAGCAGCCCGCCGTACTGCGCCGGATCCTGGCGGAGGCGGCCCCGCGGATCTTCGAGACGGCGCAGTCGATCGCGGCGAAGAGCCCCCGCTTCGTCCTGCTCACCGCGCGCGGAACGTCGGACAACGCGGCCCTCTACGCCAAGTACCTCCTGGAAATCCAGATGGGCCTGCCCTGCGGCCTGACCTCGATGTCCACCACCACGGCGTACGGGGCCCGGCCGAGCCTGCGCGACGTCCTGGTCATCACGGTCAGCCAGTCCGGGGGCTCCCCGGACCTGGTCGCCTCGACGCGGGCCGCGCGGGAGGCGGGCGCGATCACCCTCGCCGTCACCAACAACCCCGACTCGCCCCTGGCGGCGGTCTCGGAGTACCACGTCGACATCCTGGCCGGGCCGGAGAAGGCGCTCCCGGCGACCAAGACGTACACGGCCTCGCTGCTCTGTCTGTACCTGCTGGTCCAGGGGCTCCAGTCCCGGGACGGGACACGGACGGCGGCCGGGCTGCCGGAGCTGGCGGAGGGGATTCTGGCCCGCCAGGAGGAGGTGCGGCACCTGGCGTCGCGCTACCGCTTCGCCGAGCGGATGGTGATCACGTCGCGGGGCTACGGGTACCCGACCGCGCAGGAGGCGGCGCTGAAGCTGATGGAGACGAGCTACATTCCCGCGCTCTCCTACTCCGGGGCGGACCTGCTGCACGGGCCGCTGGCCATGGTGGACAACATCTCGCCGGTGATCGCGGTGGTGACCTCTGGGAGGGGCGGGGAGGCGCTGCAGCCGGTGCTGGACCGGTTGCGGGGGCGGGGGGCGGACCTCTTCGTGGTCGGGCCCGCGGCGCAGGTGGAGAGGGCGTCGTCCGGTTTCGCCGTACCGACGGAGGGGGTGCCGGAGGAGCTTCAGCCGGTGCTGGACATCCTGCCGCTCCAGCTCCTGGCCTATGAGGTGACGATCGCGAGGGGGCAGGATCCGGATGCTCCGAGGGCTTTGGCGAAGGTGACGGAGACGCGGTAG
- the nagB gene encoding glucosamine-6-phosphate deaminase: MEVVIVPDAKAGGEIIAQSIADLLGSKPDALLGVATGSSPLPIYTALTAKVAAGEVDASKARICQLDEYVGLPVGHPESYRATVLREVVEPLGLTEASFFGPDGSAEDVQAACEAYDRALGEAGGVDLQILGIGTDGHIGFNEPCSSLASRTRIKTLTQQTIDDNARFFDGDTAQVPRHVITQGIGTILDARHLVLLATGEGKAEAVAQTVEGPLSALVPASALQLHPHATVVVDEAAASKLKLADYFRHTYANKPVWQGL, translated from the coding sequence GTGGAAGTTGTCATCGTTCCGGACGCCAAGGCAGGCGGCGAGATCATCGCGCAGAGCATCGCCGACCTGCTGGGCAGCAAGCCCGACGCCCTGCTCGGTGTCGCCACCGGTTCGTCCCCGCTGCCCATCTACACGGCCCTGACCGCCAAGGTCGCCGCCGGTGAGGTGGACGCGTCGAAGGCCCGGATCTGCCAGCTCGACGAGTACGTGGGGCTGCCGGTCGGGCACCCCGAGTCGTACCGCGCGACCGTCCTGCGCGAGGTCGTCGAGCCCCTCGGGCTGACCGAGGCGTCGTTCTTCGGCCCCGACGGGTCGGCCGAGGACGTGCAGGCCGCGTGCGAGGCGTACGACAGGGCGCTCGGTGAGGCGGGCGGCGTGGATCTCCAGATCCTGGGAATCGGCACCGACGGGCACATCGGCTTCAACGAGCCGTGCTCCTCGCTGGCGTCCCGCACCCGCATCAAGACGCTGACGCAGCAGACCATCGACGACAACGCGCGCTTCTTCGACGGCGACACCGCCCAGGTCCCGCGCCACGTCATCACCCAGGGCATCGGCACCATCCTGGACGCCCGTCACCTGGTGCTGCTGGCCACCGGCGAGGGCAAGGCCGAGGCCGTCGCGCAGACCGTCGAGGGGCCGCTCTCCGCGCTCGTACCGGCGTCCGCGCTCCAGCTCCACCCGCACGCGACCGTCGTCGTCGACGAGGCCGCCGCCTCCAAGCTGAAGCTGGCGGACTACTTCCGTCACACGTACGCCAACAAGCCGGTGTGGCAGGGGCTGTAA
- a CDS encoding glycoside hydrolase family 3 protein produces MTTLISRTDTLTRDALAVLQPGFTGTSAPDWLLRSVGEGLSSVGLFGRNIASPEQLAALTAQLRTERDDVLVAIDEEGGDVTRLEVRGGSSFPGNLALGAVDDVALTRDVARELGRRLAECGVNLNWAPSADVNSDPGNPVIGVRSFGADPQLVARHTAAYVEGLQASGVAACTKHFPGHGDTNVDSHHDMPRIDVDLATLHARELVPFRAAIAAGSKSVMSAHILLPALDPTRPATLSPQILTGLLREELGYQGLIITDGMEMQAISATYGIERGSVLAIAAGADAICVGGGLADEETVLRLRDALVLAVRSGELPEERLADAAARVRALAAWTRQAREASGPGAEVQEGTAPGNETNREVGLVAARRAVRVVRAPGATPVRSAPYVAALTPVANIAVGDETPWGVAADLTRLLPGTETGTFSAETCTAEAVLAAAGDRRIVAVVRDEHRHPWMAAALDALLAARPDTVVVEMGVPQSTPRGALHVATCGAARVCGQAAAEAIAGR; encoded by the coding sequence ATGACGACGCTCATCAGCCGCACGGACACCCTCACCCGGGACGCCCTCGCCGTCCTCCAGCCCGGCTTCACCGGCACCTCCGCCCCCGACTGGCTGCTGCGCAGCGTGGGGGAGGGGCTGTCCTCCGTCGGCCTGTTCGGCCGCAACATCGCCTCGCCCGAGCAGCTCGCGGCCCTCACCGCCCAGCTGCGTACCGAGCGTGACGACGTCCTGGTCGCCATCGACGAGGAGGGCGGCGACGTCACCCGCCTCGAAGTGCGCGGCGGCTCCTCCTTCCCCGGCAACCTGGCGCTCGGCGCGGTCGACGACGTGGCCCTGACACGTGACGTCGCCCGCGAGCTGGGCCGCCGTCTCGCCGAGTGCGGCGTCAACCTCAACTGGGCCCCGTCGGCCGACGTCAACTCCGACCCGGGCAACCCGGTCATCGGCGTGCGCTCCTTCGGCGCCGACCCGCAGCTCGTGGCCCGGCACACGGCCGCGTACGTCGAGGGCCTCCAGGCATCAGGCGTCGCCGCCTGCACCAAGCACTTCCCCGGCCACGGCGACACGAACGTCGACTCGCACCACGACATGCCCCGCATCGATGTGGACCTCGCCACACTGCACGCCCGTGAGCTGGTGCCTTTCCGGGCAGCGATCGCAGCAGGTTCCAAATCGGTCATGAGTGCGCATATTCTTCTCCCTGCGCTCGACCCCACCCGTCCTGCGACTCTCAGCCCGCAGATTCTCACCGGTCTGCTGCGTGAGGAGCTGGGCTACCAGGGGCTGATCATCACGGACGGCATGGAGATGCAGGCCATCTCCGCGACGTACGGAATCGAGCGCGGCTCCGTCCTGGCGATCGCCGCGGGCGCCGACGCGATCTGCGTCGGCGGCGGCCTCGCCGACGAGGAGACCGTCCTGCGACTGCGCGACGCGCTGGTCCTGGCGGTCCGCTCCGGCGAACTGCCGGAGGAGCGGCTGGCCGACGCGGCGGCACGGGTTCGGGCCCTGGCCGCGTGGACGCGGCAGGCCCGCGAGGCTTCGGGGCCGGGTGCGGAAGTGCAGGAGGGGACCGCGCCCGGCAACGAGACCAACCGTGAGGTCGGCCTGGTCGCCGCCCGCCGTGCCGTCCGGGTCGTCCGGGCCCCCGGCGCCACCCCCGTCAGGTCCGCCCCGTACGTCGCGGCGCTCACCCCGGTCGCGAACATCGCGGTGGGCGACGAGACCCCGTGGGGCGTCGCCGCCGACCTGACGCGCCTGCTCCCGGGCACCGAGACGGGCACGTTCAGCGCGGAGACCTGCACGGCCGAGGCCGTCCTGGCCGCCGCGGGCGACCGCCGGATCGTCGCCGTCGTACGCGACGAACACCGCCACCCCTGGATGGCGGCGGCCCTGGACGCGCTCCTCGCGGCCCGTCCGGACACGGTCGTGGTCGAGATGGGCGTCCCTCAGTCGACTCCGCGCGGCGCGCTGCACGTGGCGACGTGCGGTGCGGCACGGGTGTGCGGTCAGGCGGCGGCGGAGGCCATCGCCGGTCGCTGA